The DNA region TTGGGCGTCGTGTTCACCTGGATGCTCGCTCACAACATTCTTTACACCTATATCGCGCCATTTGTTGCCAGCGCCGGGCTGGCAAATGAAGTTGACCGGGTATTGCTGGCATTCGGTGTCGCCGCACTGGGAGGCATCTGGATAACCGGGCGGCTAGTGGATCGGCATCTGCGCACAGCAGTGCTGGTCAGCCTCGCAACCTTTGCAGCCGTTTCGGTATTCTTTGGCGTGTTTTCAGGCTCGGCCGTGGCGATTTACAGCGGTATTTTCATCTGGGGACTGACCTTTGGCGGCGCTGCCACGCTCTTGCAAACCGCCCTCGCGGACGCCGCGGGAGAGGGCGCTGACGTTGCCCTCTCAATGAACGTCGTCGTCTGGAACAGCGCTATTGCTTGCGGTGGGCTAATGGGTGGTGTGCTGCTCGGGCAATGGGGAGTGAGTTCCTTTCCCTGGATTTTACTGGTGCTGCTGCTCCTGAGTTTGCTCATCGCATTCCGGGCGCGAGTCCACGGTTTTACCGGCGGAGCCAGGCAACCAGGCCAAATGATTGCCGGTCATTGATGTGCATGCAGCATTGCGCTGCATGCGTTTGATTCAACCTGGGGTATGGCTCATTTGTTGTGACGCAGAATGGAAAAGTTCAGCGCAGCTGCCACTGAGAGCCATGCCAGATAAGGGAATAAAATGAGCCCTGTCACAACATCCATCTGCATTGCCATCACTACCATCACGGCTACAACGATCCACAGCACAACAAGAATGATCATCGCAGTAACGATCCGGTTCGCGCCAAAGAACACCGGCGTCCACAAGGTATTCAATGCAATTTGAGCGGCCCACAAAGCCAGCACGGTCTCGCTGCCAGGGAGCAGGGTCAAGCGATAGCCTGCCCAGGCGAGCAGCAGATAGATCGTCGTCCAGGCCACTGGAAACGCCCAGTCTGGGGGCGTGAAGCCGGGCTTTTGAAGCGATTTGTACCACGCACCAGGTTTGAAGATGATGCCGGTTGCTCCGGCGGCGCAGCAGGCTAGAAGGAAGATGTAGAAGGTCATGAGTTGTCCTGGGTCGAAGCGGCATGGGTATGGAGAGAAAAGGGTGGTCTGAACCACCGCTGTTTTTCTCATGCTCCCAGCGGTTGGCC from Pseudomonas syringae includes:
- the tspO gene encoding tryptophan-rich sensory protein TspO; amino-acid sequence: MTFYIFLLACCAAGATGIIFKPGAWYKSLQKPGFTPPDWAFPVAWTTIYLLLAWAGYRLTLLPGSETVLALWAAQIALNTLWTPVFFGANRIVTAMIILVVLWIVVAVMVVMAMQMDVVTGLILFPYLAWLSVAAALNFSILRHNK